The Carassius auratus strain Wakin unplaced genomic scaffold, ASM336829v1 scaf_tig00025698, whole genome shotgun sequence DNA window tttttattttttatttcccaacattttataacagtagccaggtgccgaagaaaaaataaactaaattacaatgtcacttgcaatcggtacttgcactctctgcttcCTTGCTTGTTGAAAATagagacaagaagctgtggtggtgaataaacgcaatgcgcaaagtttcgcgttaagcatttttccatatagaataaactgtctacaactcgtttatatcactgtctttgtccatcaatctacattatgtgttttatttataatgattttctataggaggaaacgtttaatgtacaatttaacgcactgcgttttgtactcgtctgcttgcctgtacggagctgatccttttaaaatcacttaatgcatttcataatgcacgttcatatttgctggtctgtatatacgttgagtcaacaacaagacatataggctatgcatgctgaattgtctttatcatcttagtctgttattaggacACATTAAACgttcgcattgtgttcatagccatctgcttgccttgtagtacattaaataatagctatatatcgaatttggtattttaattgaacttaacgtatcctaatacattatgccatattaagtgtttgtttttttctacaggaggaaaacgcttaatgaaagactttgtgcattgcgttcatattctgctgttctggccACGGATCTGCCGGTCTTgcctttttcttgcaggaccctgtacatcATAGTAGTAGGccaactaatttagttttaattgtttaatcaccaccacagcgtcttgtctccattggcaacatgcacgatttgtgtttcttgcaagtgacgtcacaggtagcggagagtgcaagtagcgattgcaagtgacattgtaatttaatttcttttttcttgtcttcaccacctggctactgttgtaaaatgttgaaagattcaaacaaaaagttatcaataaatagaacaaaaataaataaataaataaataaagactgcaagtgacgtcgctagcggaagcacaagtgtctgagagtgcaagtctgagagtgcaagtgcaagtgcaagtctgcagccagacccttctcagaCTGTCAGGCAACTTTTGTGTGCGGCGCGCTATACATAGCTCGTGCATTCAGAGCTGCGCACTTTCACAGCTGATTCGGGTGACATTAGAGCTGATTCGCGCATCTCTACTGCATTGCGTAAATGGGCCGATGATCCTCTTAAcagcatgaaaaacaaaacttattttcaaATTGTCAATGGGTCAATTGTCGATAAAGGTTTGTGCTTTCTTTTTGAGGTCTCTGTGAAAGTTTGAAGGTCTTTTAGTGCCGCTTTCAGAGCGCTCACATCCGTATAATGGAGAACTGTCACGTAacattgtttttttcctcataaatGCACGAAACAAGAACACGAAAAATAAGACAAAAGACTTTTTACAAAATACCAACAAAAAGATTTAAAGCATTTGGGAGGGGGCGGGTGGATTTATAGCGTTTTGGGGAAAAAATAGATGGATTTATAGCgttttgaaaagaaaaatttaGTTGGGATTTATCATCAACAATATTGTTGTTTGATTTAATAATCATTGTTCCACATGTTCAGACTGAgcgaaaaaacaacaaaattgtaACAGGATAAATTGAATATTCTCAAAATGTGTGGGTCTAGGTAAAATGTCATTTTCCTGAAAACTATTGAAATGGATTTAGCCTGTCGCGTTTTGGAAACGAGCTCCTCGTATATTTAATGGCCCTCAACATCTGCTCATGAAGGCTAACAAAAGTTATGTGAAAATTGGGGAGTGTACCTTTAAGGTTGTGGTGgtaacagaaacacacacaaccaAGTGTGTTCTGAAAGACACATACCCTGCATTAATccaataaacaataattaatattgCTAGAAAACTGTTAATCCACCTTTGtcccatattttttattttcatgttcagTATTAGCCTACTTTAAATAGGACAAAGACTAGAAAGACTTACctagcaaggttttttttaactgaaaatatgttcatttttaaACCTAGTAGCAGGTACAAATAGCAGGCATTTAGTGAGAGAAGTTCTcctattaattgtattattttatcattattttatatgattCTTAGGGAACAAAACccaatataatttttctttaaatgtattgaaTAATAAAGCCACACAGAGACATTTAATAACTTAAACTTTTAAACTGCTGCAAtatcttatttacttattttcaaagAGTtgcttatttatttctgaaaagtgTCTGGTGATATTGGAGTAATTTAAAAGGTTTTTCTTCCTGTCCAACAGCAGTGAGTGGGTGAAGGACGATGGCATCTGGTCAGCAGGATTGTGACACACAAGATGAGCCGGAAAGAAAAAAGTTGAACCTTGAGGAAGGTAGAGAAGAAGAGAATATCAGTTATGTTAAAGTTATCATTTAGGAAATGTAATGAATCTCTCTGTTTGTACTCTAGACCAGAAGAGCAGCATTGATAACATTGGAGTCAGTGTTAATTTGAATGCTGAGACGGGAGGATTTGTAAATTCTCCTGTACTCACTGGAAACATCATCACTGCTCCAGTGACCATCAACTACAGCACTGCAGAACATGGTACTGTACTGTAACTGTGCTTACTGAGACACACTTCTTACTAGCAGTCAGTGAAATAATGCTGAGTGATCGTGAACACTATTACTGTTAAAGTTCATGTAAAAATTAGATCTCTCTTCCTCGTCAGTTCATTAATGATTGTTTCTCAGTCAGCAATGAtctgcactcacacacaaacagagtcATGTCCTAAACCCTCAAACTTTATTGAGCCGTTAACACATTTTATACTTTGGATAGAAAGTTGTCGCCCCAGAGAGCGTACAaagataaaatcataaaatcaatAATTTCTTACTCGTTAACACAGTTGGAACTAAAAAATATGGAATGGAAACAACAGCACAGCAGGTAGGAATAAAAGGACGATAAACATACATCACTTGAAAAataacttcttaaaaaaatacacaGGAGGCTATGTGACATTTCTTCACTCACAAATTTTCTATGGTGACTGAACAGAAGGCAAGTGAATGGTGACTCATAATACACAGGAGAATAACTGGCAGGGCTTTGCGAGTTCATTTATGGTCATATCGTTCTTACGCAGACATACTTTACAGTATTTTCTTTCATGTATCTGTGTATTTtgtcacacattttttttcttctgtcttttttctctctcttcacagaGCAACGAAAAATCTCAGAGACAGAGGCAGCAGAGAAACACACCGAAAAACAAGGTGCAGTCTTATCAGTGGTAttcaaaacattatataaatatatatatatatatatatatatatatatatatatatatatatatatatatatatatatatatatttatatatatatatatatgtatgtatgtatgtatgtatgtatatgtgtgtgtatatatatatatattaggggtgtaacgatacgcgtattcgtattgaaccgttcggtacgaggctttcggttcgttacgcggtacgcattatgtaccgaacggttcgttggactaattaattatataaaaaaaaaaaaaaaagagaaatataatgatatgcgttcaacaaggtagcccaataacctaaacaacgtaacaggcaacgcccctgacactcccgaagaagaaaaaaacaccatcttatatgtttatgttaggctactcagcaggcgctcgctcactcagtacacgctgaaggctcgttgcaaaatagccaatgcgtttaacagaccagaaatagcctccaataaccaacaggtctggtgtttgggtgcactttggattccctgtaagctataatggtgatggcaagagagtggtggataaataaacaatggtgtgtcgcatctgctacaccagcgggaatacaaaaaaaaaaaaaaacaccagcgggaatacttgaaaaatgtcaactcatttacgccgacatcaccttagtgtgtcagtatctgggaaaagatgatgatagcttacagggaatccagagtgcacccaaacaccagacctgttctatttggaggatcttctatttctggtctgttaaatgcattagacatttttcaacgagccttcagcgcgtgctgagtgagcgagcgccttaggggccattcacatatcgcgcctaaaaacgcgtctttctcctcctttccaaagcgctcaggcagaagcgctcctgaggcgtctgtctttgctaagcaacaatgacgtgctctctccatgagacgcggaaatttcagcaaaggataaatggatttgcagctctaaaaatcgcttgcagtagctctgcctttaaatttatttcaaaattgcaatacatatacaactatgatcagctgttccttcatcttggctgagctttcaacgttgttacgggaaaggattaaactgattggttagttcttgtcacatgacccgcggtgcgcttgcggcattctgaaaagttgagatgtttttacattttgctgtatctaaaacgtaccgaaccgaaccgtgacatcagtgtatcgtatcgaaccgaaccgtgaattttgtgaaccgttacacccctaatatatatatatatatatatatatatatatatatatatatatatatatatatatatacatatatatatatatatatatatatattatcatccATCCACTGTTTGTGACCAACAATGACCATGCCAGTATACCTTATATACACAGAAATGGTGCATTCACTGCCAGCTGTTCCTGAAGCCCTGTCCTCTGAACTGAGTTCACAAATTTCACATTGAAAAAAGTATAGAGACATGACAAATGTAGTGAATTAAATTGAAAACCATTACCAAATCCCCTTTAAGACAAGTCATTTCACTTGACGGCTttctttgaaatgcctctcaAGCAGCCATTTTAGTCATGCAGGTGCAACTCCTGCGTCTGTGACTGAGGAATATATAATTCTCCAAAGCTATTCACCATGCTTATGGCTACCTTTTAAATCAACAATGAAATCTGACAACTGTgtcataaaatgtgtttcttatgctcagatagtgttaaaaaaaagcttatttttcaggctAGACCAGTCGTTGCGCATACACAGTCCTAAGAGCatataatattaacatattaacattaactaataaccAATTTGCAGCATTATTAGCATCTCACAACAAGGAGTATCACAGGAATACTCGTAAATGCACTGAATTGAGCAGGAAAAACAGGCAGTGCTATGCTAATTGAATACTCCTTAATCGATACAAGAATAACAGCTGATCACTCAAcaataacagaaaatatatatgcagCGATTtcttcacatgtacacacactgtAACCCAGTATAACTCGAAGTCAATGTATTTAAAGTAAATCTGAATGAACTAGAATAAAGCTGCCAGAATCTCCATCATCTCACATGTGCTGCGTCTCTCTGTAACCTTGCGATTCAGCTCTGCCTCCCGTGGTGATGTTGCAGCCGCACTGAACAATCTGATTGGTCAGAATCATCCGGGACTTAGAGACAGCCAAGCATTTTGtacaatatttgtatatttataagaAATTGGTGTTCATTTCAAAAGTGGTTTAATTACAATATGCTGAATGAATTCTGAAGAGATCATGATGATATAAAAGCTTTatcatgtttctttaaaaaatatatattctgtttttgctttttcCCTGTTTAATTAACTTCAACtttaattaatcatattttataacATCAGATCTGATTCTGAAAAAATTCTTGGAAACTCACAAAGCCAACATGAAAAAGAAAGCAGAATGCATTTCTGAGGgcaagaaagaaaatgaagcaaATCTCCAGGCTGTTTACACAGAGCTCTTCATCACAGTGGGAGATATGAAAGAGGTTCATCAGGAACATGAGATTCTGAAGATTGATGATGCTATcaacaagaaaaaacaaacagaggacaaACCAATCCAATGCaatgatatatttaaattattagaaGACAAGAAGAAGATTGTGCTGACCAAGGGAGTTGCTGGCATTGGAAAAACTGTCTCTGTGCACAAGTTCATCCTGGACTGGGCAgaaggaaaagccaatcaggatatAAAGTGTGTGTTCCTGCTTACATTCAGAAAGATTAACTTTATGAGCGATGAAGATTTCAGTCTCCATGAGTTTCTGCTGGAATTTTATCCTGAACTGGGGGGCCTGGAGAAAACCAACTTATATAAGGAATGCAATATAGTGTTTATATTTGATGGACTTGATGAGAGTCATCTGCCTTTGAATTTTAATACTAGAACATCAACAAGAGCCATTGTTGAGAAAAGATCATCAGTAGATATGCTGTTTACAGGTCTGGTCAAAGGTCAGCTGCTTCCATCAGCTCTGGTTTGGGTGACATcacgaccagcagcagccaatgaGATCCCTCCTCAGTATGTGGGTTTGTTCACAGAGGTGCGAGGATTCACAGACCAACAGAAGGTGGAGTATTTTAGAAAGAAAATCACAGATGAGACCCTGGCCtccagaatcatctcacacattaAGACGTCTCGTAGTCtctacatcatgtgccacattccTCTGTTCTGCTGGATCACAGCCACAGTACTTCAGGATATTCTCATCAAGAACAGCGAAGACAACTTCAGCACAACACTCACggaaatgtacatccactttcTGCTGATACAGATGAACATCAAAAGCCAAAAGTATGACGTAAAAGCAGAAAGAGAATATACAAAGAACTTAGATTCAAACAGAACAATGATTTTAAAGTTAGCCAAGCTAGCATTTGAAGAGCtgaagaagaaaaacattgtgttttatgAGAAAGATCTGAAAGCATGTGGTATTTTTGTGAGTAAAGACACTGAGTTCACAGGAATGATCGCTGAGATCTTTAAGAAGGAAGATGGACTTCATGACAAGAAGGTCTTCTCCTTTATGCATCTGAGTGTTCAAGAGTTTCTCGCTGCAGTGCATGTGTTCCTCTGTTACCTGAACAAAAACATGCAAGAGCTTCAGTTTTTCTTTGATAAGCCAGAAGAAAAAAGCAAATTGCAGAAGCACCAGGTTTTCTCTGATGAGCCAGAAGAAAATAGCACATTGCAGGAGCACCAGTTTTTCTCTGATGAGCCGGAAGAAAATAGCACATTGCAGGAGCACCAGTTTTTCTTTGATAGGCCAGAAGAAAATAGCACATTGCAGGAGCACCAGTTTTTCTTTGATAAGCCAGAAGAAAAAAGCACATTGCAGGGGCTACTGCAGAAGGCTGTTGATAAAGCCATGGAGAGTAAGAGAGGACATCTGGACCTGTTCCTGCGGTTTCTGGTGGGCATTACACTGGAATCCAGTCAAAACCTGCTCCAAGGTCtgatcacacacactgaagacaCCACAAAGAGCATCAGACAAACAACTCAATACATTAAACAAGAGCTAAACAGTCACTCTATCTCAGATGAAGCTTCAGTCAACCTATTCTACTGTTTGCTTGAGCTCAAGGATCATTCATTATATGAGGAAATCCAGAGATACCCCAGTTCAGATGAACATCCGGGAAGAAAACTCTCATCTTCAATGTGTTCAGTGCTGACCCATATACTGCTGATGTCAGAGAAGGTGCTGGATGAGTTCAACCCAAAGAGATTCACATCATCTTCAAACTACACTAGACTCATTCCAGCTGTGAGATGCTGCAGAAAAGCACTGTGAGTAATTTCACTGACTGTTGTTTGACCAAACATGTTATTCTGCATCACTAAACAATTgccaaaatatgtaaaatatcttgTTGTCCTGATTATGAAGGGCAAAATAAGTTATTGCAGACACACTGAGGATAAGAAAATAATCAGAATAATCCTTCTGTTTGGGCAGATTTGATGGCTGTGGTCTTGATGAGACATGCTGTGAAACTGTATGTTTAGCTCTCCACTCGTCAGACTCTcatctgagagagctggacctgagtagaAATCActtgcaggattcaggagtgaagctgctgtATGATGGACTGAAGAGTTCACACTGTCAGCTGAACATATTGAGGTTTGACATTCACTGAATCATTGTGTAACAATATGTGGAAGAATTTGCTAGCAGATTTTCCTGTGTATATTGTAGTACATATGTATGAATTATTTTTCTTCACGGACACAAGGCAGGCAATGTCTACACAAAAAAATCCACTGAGAAAACAATCAAGATTTCAAAGCATCCTGGAAAACCTCAGATTTTGTAATGCAGTTTTCCCAATTATGAGAATACAATAATACCTACATTTCCTTAAGAGATTTTTgaacagtttgttttaattaactgtTTCATGTTGAGTTAAAACATGTTCcttttctttatgtatttattatagtaGCTTTATTCTCACTTTGTCAGTCAAATCCTCTGCACACTGTGCTCAAGAACTATATTACTCTCAGTTCTTTCTAGGGCTGGTCGATATTAAAGAAAAATGGGAAATGTGataccttgtaaaaaaaaaatatatatatatatatattgtcacaaaTCAGAAAATGTAATATACCACAGCATAAACTATAGTCTGAGAAAGTTCAAACATGATTAAAGGCAAGTGTACAGtcagttaaccctctggagtcgatccTCGCTTATACGCGTgttgaggcattttctcctgataaccccgaaaagaacttaaattatcagtgttgtagtcgagaccagctcattcgagtccgagtccagatcgagaccagagagggttgagtctgagtcaagaccgagttcagaaaggttcgagtccgagtcaagaccgagaccagagagattgggtctgagacaagacctaaagaaatcttcaagagtatgtaaaatgtttggtggaaacaataaagggtaaaagggccacatagtatgtggtgtaaaggtaattttattagaattatgaatTGTTAGTGGTCAGTATTAAGTGCTCGttttgtgaccattttgtcctactttgtaaaaataacacagttgagagaaataatgtagcaatgtggctttttggaaagcgggatcactacaggcggttGGCAGGAGGATAACTTAGCGTAAAATAGAAGCGAGCGGGCGGGTCAAGGTGTGGGAGAGAAACTGGCCGGAGCCGGACTAAAAAGTAGACTTCTGCGCTGCGGCCGACCTAAGATTTAGCTGATGcgtaaaatgtatgcatatacaaGAAATTATGAGTTCTTAATCTTACCTTTCTTTGTGCTTTCGCTCCACATGTTGATGAAAATTGGAAGTTGTTCCCTTTGCTTCTGTGATTTATGTACCACAGAATTTGCATATCccagaatgtttctttttttagagTCTTACTGCATATGAACTCTTTGTGTTCTTATATGCAAACTGAATAATGCTTGATGTAaccgacatttaaaaaaaaaacatccagctGCCTTTGCACTAACATTACGTTAACGTCTCAcgctgtttttatacagtctatgtctCATGTCAATGTCTAAGTCTCACGtcacaagaaaatcaccagtcattggatttgtcaatcatacatcaatttaaagaaacattaacatacagtaacaatcatgaaatattttgattgggactcgagtggactcgggcataagtccgattcctaatatgtccgagtcaataccgagtcaaaatgcacacgagtccatgacaagaccgagaccattacaatacggtctcgagaccgagtccgagaccgagtccaagaccgagtccgagtctcgagtactcaacactgtaAATTATACTTTCAATTTTGATCAGATatgagcaatacatcaatcaaatctgtgaaagggattaattttatttgtatacacacataataacaatgaaactttgtgcatttataaaataaagaaaacaaacaaggtgTTCTGtttgcagccttggtctgcggtgatcttcatttagaaacacttagaaactaaacaagtgctaccaaaaacaaatattctgtgataaagtaatccatatgaaaataaCGTGATGTCTGTCTTTCACGTCTCCCTCTTCATTACAGAAGGTTGAcaatagagctgaaacaacgaatcgatttaatcgattaaaatcgattattaaaatagtggTGAACCAATTTAGTCATCGATTCGTTGCTAAATAACTTATTTGCCGTaagctcatttcgtgcatatttcaaatctgcggtgaccaaagtgtggcagtaatgagccaccggaggttttactcagccggTACAACAGGAGAAGTaacgaatagccaatagctggcctcgttttatgtcacatgcttcccgaacagcgtctctgcagcattcagcgggatgtgggagtactttactttgagccttcaaaaaagATTAACCTGTAAattctgcactactgaactgtttaaggggccgttcacatatcgcgtcttttgcgcgctcatgttcgttatttccaatgtaggtgcgcagtatgcgcactcataatggaagcgacgtggtcgcgacgcgcccgtttttccaggagcatccgcaccgcatcgagttaaaaacatctcaacttttcagaatgcggcaagcgcaccgcgggtcatgagACAAGAACTTAataatcagcttcatcctttcccgtaacaacgttaaaagctcagccaagatgaaggaacagctgatcatagctgtatatggatttccattttgaaataaatttagtagcagagctactgcaagcgatttttagagctgcaaatccatttatcctttgctgaaatttccgcgtcttcaaggagagagcacgtcatggttgcttagcaaaggcagacgcctcaggggcgcaactgcacgaacgctttggaaagaaggagaaagcggcgcgcctagcgttttccacgcgttttaggcgcgatatgtgaatggcccctaagacTTTTATTTATGCAGATTTTCCAGTAcaatgttgtttgcaaatgtttagtcgtaaaagctgataaaattgctttttaacagttaacatttaaagctttacaaacatgttctgtgatcagtttgtcgtttaccagttcataattcagtcgtgcagcctaattatgactgaatgagagaggtaaatgtttaaagatatttgaaatgcactttttttctaagtattcactgctcttttactctttttttctggacaaccttctgatggattttactttaaattgtgagttccattcaggtttcatgccattggcactttattcgaaggattgtttacaatttcacagcataagctataaagctgtttcccagtaaataataaaatacaacgcACTGCAatcttattctgttttatccttattctTCGTGAAAATATATTCTGAAAGATTCCTTAATAAGCTTTGttcgggatgttaaactactttaggagctctaaggactgccatggtgaaaacattatttgaaatctccttgtgaaatttgctagagtatgggtcagtgttttgattgcagaagagttcgacaaaggattactaacacatattaaaacaactccaggtatatttttgatgaggatatgacaatgcaaaatggttaaaatctcttaaaaatctatgctgaatgataaagaccctttattaataatttacttggggaaaaaacaaaaatataagtacataaaccgattaatcgattaatcgtaaaaataatctacagattaatcgattatcaaaataatcgttagttgcagccctagctGACAACCTAAATGGGCATGCCTCCACGTGtacaattaaaacaacaataacattatgatataacattgtaacatctttaaaaaacattaaaaaattcagtgagttaatttcaaaacgtaggatcgtcttaggctacagtctactcatcaaacattaaaagaagacctttacacaaaggatcatatgcatgctattgttattaaacagtaaataaatataaggcctgtgtgtgtgtgtgtgtgtgtgtgtgtgtgtgtgtgtgtgtgtgatatatatatcacacacacataagtggtgggaatatatttttttaatctagattattctcactgtaacattgtaacatctttaaaaaacataaaaaaaattcagtgagttaatttcaaaacgtaggatcgtcttaggctacagtctactcatcaaacattaaaagaagacctttacacaaaggatcatatgcatgctattgttattaaacagtaaataaatataaggcctatgtgtgtgtgtgtgtgtgtgtgatatatatatatcacacacacataagtggtgggaatatatttttttaatctagattattctcactgtaatcttggaattaatctagattaatctagattaaaattgctcatttgaattctgccgaaggcattcagaatatgtgtgttactcaaataaaataatgact harbors:
- the LOC113078417 gene encoding NACHT, LRR and PYD domains-containing protein 3-like, with the translated sequence MASGQQDCDTQDEPERKKLNLEEDQKSSIDNIGVSVNLNAETGGFVNSPVLTGNIITAPVTINYSTAEHEQRKISETEAAEKHTEKQDLILKKFLETHKANMKKKAECISEGKKENEANLQAVYTELFITVGDMKEVHQEHEILKIDDAINKKKQTEDKPIQCNDIFKLLEDKKKIVLTKGVAGIGKTVSVHKFILDWAEGKANQDIKCVFLLTFRKINFMSDEDFSLHEFLLEFYPELGGLEKTNLYKECNIVFIFDGLDESHLPLNFNTRTSTRAIVEKRSSVDMLFTGLVKGQLLPSALVWVTSRPAAANEIPPQYVGLFTEVRGFTDQQKVEYFRKKITDETLASRIISHIKTSRSLYIMCHIPLFCWITATVLQDILIKNSEDNFSTTLTEMYIHFLLIQMNIKSQKYDVKAEREYTKNLDSNRTMILKLAKLAFEELKKKNIVFYEKDLKACGIFVSKDTEFTGMIAEIFKKEDGLHDKKVFSFMHLSVQEFLAAVHVFLCYLNKNMQELQFFFDKPEEKSKLQKHQVFSDEPEENSTLQEHQFFSDEPEENSTLQEHQFFFDRPEENSTLQEHQFFFDKPEEKSTLQGLLQKAVDKAMESKRGHLDLFLRFLVGITLESSQNLLQGLITHTEDTTKSIRQTTQYIKQELNSHSISDEASVNLFYCLLELKDHSLYEEIQRYPSSDEHPGRKLSSSMCSVLTHILLMSEKVLDEFNPKRFTSSSNYTRLIPAVRCCRKALFDGCGLDETCCETVCLALHSSDSHLRELDLSRNHLQDSGVKLLYDGLKSSHCQLNILRLCGCNLTVQSCESLSLALQSPTSRLRELDLSNNDLKDSGVKLISDGLKSSHSQLEILRFSICNLTTHSCESLSSVLQSSNSCLKELDLSNNDLTDSGVKLISDGLKSSHCQLEILRFSICNLTTHSCESLSSVLQSSNSCLKELDLTNNDLEDLGVKLLSDGLKINCNLEILR